A stretch of the Chanos chanos chromosome 1, fChaCha1.1, whole genome shotgun sequence genome encodes the following:
- the lcat gene encoding phosphatidylcholine-sterol acyltransferase — protein sequence MEYSHGLRSAIFLLFIFQQSTGFWLFNVIFPPPAKPRAQSNNTSPLIIVPGNLGNRLEAKIDKPSLVHWMCYKKTEDWFPLWIDLNMFMPIGIDCWIDNIRIVYNRTTHKTSNAPGVEIRVPGFGQTYSVEFLDMNRLAGYFHTMVEHLVNIGYVRNQTVRAAPYDWRIAPNEQDEYFASLKDLVEEMYDEYSQQIYLLGHSMGSNYILYFLNQQTQAWKDKYIKGFISLGAPWGGAVKPLRVLASGENDGIPLVSNIKIREEQRMTTTNPWMIPSEQAWPSDHVFISTPSFNYTNQDYQRFFKDINFDDGWYMWEDTRNLTAGLPTPGVEVYCLYGVGLPTPVTYIYDDQFPNADPIDMLYDDGDDTVDSRSMSLCKRWVGKQEQPVHVTEFRALPHLDIVFDHKVLMYIQQILEGNIHDPKRNDTPTGTTEPPADN from the exons ATGGAATATTCACACGGGCTGAGGTCCGctatttttctgctttttatttttcaacaatCCACAGGATTCTGGCTCTTCAACGTCATTTTCCCTCCTCCTGCCAAACCTCGCGCTCAAAGCAACAACACTTCACCACTTATAATAG TTCCAGGGAATTTAGGAAATCGTTTAGAGGCCAAGATTGACAAGCCAAGCCTGGTACACTGGATGTGCTACAAAAAGACTGAAGACTGGTTCCCTTTGTGGATCGATTTGAACATGTTCATGCCGATTGGAATAGACTGCTGGATTGACAACATCAG GATTGTGTATAATAGGACAACTCATAAGACCTCCAATGCCCCTGGGGTAGAAATCAGAGTTCCTGGATTTGGACAGACGTATTCTGTGGAGTTCCTTGACATGAACAGACTGGCGG GTTATTTCCACACCATGGTGGAGCATTTGGTGAATATAGGATATGTTCGTAATCAGACTGTTCGGGCCGCTCCCTACGATTGGAGAATTGCCCCAA ATGAACAGGATGAATACTTTGCAAGTCTAAAAGACCTGGTGGAAGAGATGTATGACGAGTATTCACAACAAATCTACCTCCTGGGCCACAGCATGGGCAGCAACTACATCCTGTACTTCCTGAATCAGCAGACCCAGGCCTGGAAAGATAAATATATTAAGGGTTTCATATCTCTAGGAGCACCATGGGGTGGCGCTGTCAAACCACTCAGAGTCCTTGCCTCAG GTGAGAACGATGGCATTCCTTTGGTGTCCAACATCAAGATCCGTGAGGAACAGCGGATGACCACCACAAACCCCTGGATGATTCCATCTGAGCAGGCTTGGCCGTCGGACCATGTTTTCATCTCCACCCCATCGTTCAATTACACCAACCAGGATTACCAACGCTTCTTCAAAGACATTAACTTTGATGATGGCTGGTACATGTGGGAAGACACTCGAAACCTTACAGCCGGTCTGCCCACACCTGGTGTCGAAGTGTACTGCCTTTACGGTGTAGGGCTTCCCACGCCGGTCACCTATATATATGACGATCAGTTTCCAAACGCTGACCCCATAGACATGTTGTATGACGATGGGGATGACACGGTGGACAGCCGTAGCATGAGCCTTTGCAAACGTTGGGTAGGGAAGCAGGAACAACCTGTTCACGTGACTGAGTTCAGAGCTTTGCCCCACTTAGACATTGTCTTTGACCACAAGGTTCTCATGTATATCCAGCAAATCCTAGAGGGCAACATACATGACCCAAAAAGGAATGACACACCCACCGGAACAACGGAACCTCCCGCAGACAACTAG